In Cupriavidus basilensis, the following proteins share a genomic window:
- a CDS encoding hydantoinase/oxoprolinase family protein, which produces MVHAGSNAGVRVGCDIGGTFTDIVLAMPDGRLFVNKTSTTPHDLGEAIVTGLKSLIGQAGIAPGDITEIVHGTTTASNTILQKVGARTGVLTTAGFRDVLEIGRIRTPTMFDLGWQKPQPLAPRRYRRGLNERIDARGNIIVPLNVDEVLAVARGLVEEGVEALAICFINSYINPVHELEAKAQLERAFPRLLVTASCDVLPEIKEYERTSTTVVNAYILPAMRTYLRRLKDDLARMGVSASLQVMASNGGMMGVASASEKPVFAVASGPAGGVAGAAQIGALGGGRDLIVFDMGGTTAKASIITGGTPSLTTEYEFRDGISAPSRFVKGGGYVLKVPAIDIAEVGAGGGSLAWMDAGGLLCVGPESAGANPGPACYGRGNDRPTVTDANMVLGYLNPESLAGGSLKVDPEQSRRAIDAHIGAPLKLDTLAAAHGIRHVANVSMARALRAVTVERGRDPRDMTMIAFGGGGPLHAVDVAMLLGIKRVIAPVMAGVFCSAGMLCADAEHNFVKAILRPLADCDGAGIGAVIDELRQQGLAILALEGYSEAAVEMAVGIDLRYLGQSSELTIPLPGGETGKAPDAAALAQLIEDFGVQYQQTFGYRNDEPLELVNVRLSAYGRSDQRLDFDAIQVDASALHGVAGTRQVSFGRDQAPRETLLIPRSAMTDAPRQGPLIIESYDTTIVVPPGASARADKIGNIIIDIAQEAA; this is translated from the coding sequence ATGGTTCATGCGGGAAGCAATGCGGGCGTCCGGGTCGGGTGCGATATCGGGGGCACGTTCACGGACATCGTCCTGGCAATGCCGGACGGGCGGTTGTTCGTCAACAAGACATCGACCACGCCGCACGACCTGGGCGAGGCCATCGTCACCGGCCTGAAGTCGCTGATCGGGCAAGCCGGGATTGCGCCGGGCGATATCACCGAAATCGTCCACGGCACCACCACGGCGTCCAACACCATCCTGCAGAAGGTGGGCGCGCGCACCGGCGTGCTGACCACGGCGGGCTTTCGCGACGTGCTGGAGATCGGCCGCATCCGCACCCCGACCATGTTCGACCTGGGCTGGCAGAAGCCGCAGCCGCTGGCGCCGCGCCGTTATCGCCGCGGGTTGAACGAGCGCATCGACGCGCGCGGCAATATCATCGTGCCGCTCAACGTGGACGAGGTACTGGCCGTGGCGCGCGGGTTGGTGGAAGAGGGCGTGGAGGCGCTGGCCATCTGCTTTATCAACAGCTATATCAACCCCGTGCACGAACTGGAAGCCAAGGCGCAGCTGGAGCGGGCGTTTCCCCGCCTGCTGGTGACCGCATCGTGCGATGTGCTGCCGGAAATCAAGGAATACGAACGCACCAGCACCACGGTGGTCAATGCCTACATCCTGCCTGCCATGCGCACTTACCTGCGGCGCCTGAAGGATGACCTGGCCCGCATGGGCGTGTCGGCGTCGCTGCAGGTGATGGCGTCCAACGGCGGCATGATGGGCGTGGCCAGCGCCAGCGAGAAGCCCGTGTTTGCCGTGGCCTCGGGGCCGGCCGGCGGCGTGGCGGGCGCGGCGCAGATCGGCGCGCTGGGTGGCGGGCGCGACCTGATCGTGTTCGACATGGGCGGCACAACGGCCAAGGCATCGATCATCACCGGCGGCACGCCGTCGCTGACCACCGAGTACGAGTTCCGCGACGGCATCAGCGCGCCGAGCCGCTTTGTCAAAGGCGGGGGCTATGTGCTGAAGGTACCGGCCATCGATATCGCGGAGGTGGGCGCCGGAGGCGGCTCGCTGGCCTGGATGGATGCCGGCGGCCTGCTGTGCGTGGGCCCGGAATCGGCCGGCGCCAATCCGGGGCCTGCGTGCTACGGGCGCGGCAACGATCGGCCCACGGTGACCGACGCCAACATGGTGCTTGGCTACCTGAATCCCGAATCGCTGGCGGGCGGCAGCCTCAAGGTGGACCCGGAGCAATCGCGCCGTGCCATCGACGCGCATATCGGTGCACCGCTCAAGCTCGATACGCTGGCCGCCGCGCACGGCATCCGCCATGTGGCCAACGTGAGCATGGCGCGCGCGCTGCGTGCCGTGACGGTGGAGCGCGGGCGCGACCCGCGCGACATGACGATGATCGCCTTCGGCGGCGGGGGGCCGCTGCACGCGGTGGACGTGGCCATGCTGCTGGGCATCAAGCGGGTGATCGCACCGGTGATGGCGGGCGTGTTCTGCTCGGCCGGCATGCTGTGCGCGGATGCCGAGCATAACTTCGTCAAGGCCATCCTGCGGCCGCTGGCGGATTGCGATGGCGCCGGCATTGGCGCGGTGATCGACGAACTGCGACAGCAAGGCCTGGCCATCCTCGCGCTGGAAGGCTATTCGGAGGCCGCGGTCGAGATGGCGGTGGGCATCGACCTGCGCTACCTCGGCCAGAGCTCGGAGCTGACCATCCCGCTGCCTGGCGGTGAAACCGGCAAGGCGCCGGACGCTGCTGCGCTTGCGCAGCTTATCGAGGATTTCGGCGTCCAATACCAGCAAACCTTTGGCTACCGCAACGACGAGCCGCTGGAACTGGTGAATGTGCGCCTGAGCGCCTATGGCCGTAGCGACCAGCGGCTGGATTTCGACGCCATCCAGGTGGATGCCAGCGCGCTGCATGGTGTTGCCGGCACGCGCCAGGTGAGCTTCGGGCGCGACCAGGCACCGCGCGAGACCTTGCTGATCCCGCGCTCGGCCATGACGGATGCGCCGCGCCAGGGCCCGCTCATCATCGAGTCGTACGACACCACCATCGTCGTGCCCCCAGGCGCTTCGGCGCGCGCGGACAAGATCGGCAACATCATCATCGATATCGCCCAGGAGGCAGCATGA
- a CDS encoding hydantoinase B/oxoprolinase family protein yields the protein MSTQFDPVTFAVVKNAMDSIVDEVAYTVIRTARSEIVKDVMDYSAAICDRHGRMVAQAKTIALHLGAIPEAMEAVQARYGNDLNPGDAVVVNDPYQGGMHLPDIFMFVPFFYGGALEGYCVVICHHTDVGGRVPGSNASDSTEIYQEGLRIPVLKLYEGGKVNDTLERIIAQNVRLPDRVLGDLKAQYAATQVGVRELTALFDRYGRDDTRAYLNELLDYAERLTREEIRKWPKGTFHFTDYIDDDGLSPEPIPIQVALTVHEDYVSADYTGSSPQVRAAINSTLSYTKSCTYLSVRCALKGDVPNNAGVFRCIEVRVPEGSVLNPLPPSAVAARALTGYRVFDAMLGALAQVVPDRIPAAGEGGNTVVCLSGMSDENKPYIIVDMICGAWGARPASDGIEAITNASQNLSNTPVETLEAQHPVRVEAYELVEDSCGAGEFRGGLGIRRSYRVLAPNALLQLRADRMKFSPYGLAGGGPASPARNLLRQGDEITDLPSKVGMTIARNDVVTHIQPGGGGFGDPLVRDFERIRQDVWNHKLTAAFVLEHYKVVVDPATGEIDVPSTAALRAKLLAKAA from the coding sequence ATGAGCACGCAGTTCGACCCGGTGACCTTCGCGGTCGTCAAGAACGCGATGGACTCCATCGTCGACGAAGTGGCCTACACGGTCATTCGCACGGCGCGCTCGGAGATCGTCAAGGACGTGATGGACTACTCGGCCGCGATCTGCGACCGGCACGGCCGCATGGTGGCGCAGGCCAAGACCATCGCGCTGCACCTGGGGGCGATCCCCGAGGCCATGGAGGCGGTGCAGGCGCGCTATGGCAACGACCTGAATCCGGGCGACGCGGTGGTGGTCAACGACCCCTACCAGGGCGGCATGCACCTGCCGGACATCTTCATGTTCGTGCCGTTCTTCTATGGCGGCGCGCTGGAAGGCTATTGCGTGGTGATCTGCCACCACACCGACGTGGGCGGGCGCGTGCCGGGCTCCAACGCCAGCGACTCCACCGAGATTTACCAGGAAGGGCTGCGCATCCCGGTGCTCAAGCTGTATGAAGGCGGCAAGGTCAACGACACGCTGGAGCGCATCATCGCGCAGAACGTGCGCCTGCCGGACCGTGTGCTAGGCGACCTGAAGGCGCAGTACGCCGCCACCCAGGTAGGCGTGCGCGAACTAACAGCGCTGTTCGACCGATACGGCCGCGACGACACGCGCGCCTACCTGAACGAGCTGCTGGACTACGCGGAACGCCTCACGCGCGAAGAGATCCGCAAATGGCCCAAAGGCACCTTCCACTTTACCGACTACATCGACGACGATGGCTTGTCGCCGGAGCCGATCCCCATCCAGGTTGCGCTGACGGTGCATGAGGACTATGTGAGCGCGGACTACACGGGCTCGTCGCCGCAGGTGCGCGCCGCCATCAACTCCACGCTGTCGTACACCAAGTCCTGCACCTACTTGAGCGTGCGCTGCGCCTTGAAGGGCGATGTGCCAAACAATGCTGGCGTGTTCCGCTGCATCGAGGTGCGCGTGCCGGAAGGCTCCGTGCTCAACCCCTTGCCGCCGAGCGCGGTGGCGGCGCGCGCGCTGACGGGCTACCGCGTGTTCGATGCGATGCTCGGCGCGCTGGCACAGGTGGTGCCGGACCGCATCCCCGCCGCCGGCGAAGGCGGCAACACGGTGGTGTGCCTGTCCGGCATGAGCGACGAGAACAAGCCCTACATCATCGTGGACATGATCTGCGGCGCATGGGGGGCGCGCCCCGCCAGCGATGGCATCGAGGCCATCACCAATGCCTCGCAGAACCTGTCGAACACGCCGGTGGAAACGCTGGAAGCGCAGCATCCAGTGCGCGTGGAAGCCTACGAGCTGGTGGAGGATTCCTGTGGCGCGGGCGAGTTCCGCGGCGGCCTGGGCATTCGCCGCAGCTATCGCGTGCTGGCGCCCAACGCGCTTTTGCAACTGCGTGCCGACCGCATGAAGTTCTCGCCGTATGGCCTGGCCGGAGGCGGGCCCGCCAGTCCGGCACGCAACCTGCTGCGGCAAGGCGATGAGATCACTGACCTGCCGAGCAAGGTCGGCATGACGATTGCACGCAACGATGTGGTGACGCATATCCAGCCCGGCGGCGGCGGCTTCGGCGATCCGCTGGTGCGCGACTTCGAGCGCATCCGGCAGGACGTGTGGAACCACAAGCTCACCGCCGCCTTTGTGCTCGAGCATTACAAGGTGGTGGTGGACCCTGCCACCGGCGAGATCGATGTGCCGTCCACCGCGGCATTGCGCGCGAAGCTGCTGGCCAAGGCGGCGTAG
- a CDS encoding ABC transporter substrate-binding protein, whose protein sequence is MRFSVMKLARRACATATSLMLFAGAAAAQAPVQKLLVRMDYSPWGMHAAMHLAKQKGWFQEAGLDVEVQDGTGTINTLQLLAAGQADVGQVQLGTMAVAKENGLDLMSIAGFARKGDLAVMVDEKLGVRSVQDLVGKKLVCFTTSPWAPFIDPYFKANKIAKGKATIVMVSPAAMISTYASGNSDGFLSQAPFGQPMVSKVRPAKALLLSDSGINFPSYGLVATPQRLAEKGAALKKFAQVQVRAWEYIYAGHADEGVAAILAQRPNAKLDPQILLAQIQAYRAFFDSPTHKGLPIGKQSDADWAAAIQSMEQAGMIKPGRKPADYYTNAMLAN, encoded by the coding sequence ATGCGTTTTTCTGTCATGAAACTGGCCCGGCGCGCGTGTGCCACCGCGACATCGTTGATGCTGTTCGCTGGCGCGGCCGCGGCGCAGGCGCCCGTCCAGAAGCTGCTTGTGCGGATGGACTACTCGCCATGGGGCATGCACGCCGCTATGCACCTGGCCAAGCAGAAGGGCTGGTTCCAGGAGGCTGGACTCGACGTGGAAGTGCAGGATGGCACCGGCACCATCAACACCCTGCAACTGCTCGCCGCCGGCCAGGCCGATGTGGGCCAGGTGCAGCTTGGCACCATGGCCGTGGCCAAAGAGAACGGGCTGGACCTGATGTCCATCGCCGGCTTCGCCCGCAAGGGCGACCTGGCGGTGATGGTCGATGAAAAGCTGGGCGTCAGATCCGTGCAGGACCTGGTCGGCAAGAAGCTGGTGTGCTTCACCACCAGCCCGTGGGCGCCATTTATCGATCCCTACTTCAAGGCCAACAAGATCGCCAAGGGCAAGGCCACTATCGTGATGGTGTCGCCCGCGGCCATGATCTCCACCTACGCCTCGGGCAACAGCGACGGCTTCCTGTCGCAGGCGCCGTTCGGCCAGCCGATGGTGTCCAAGGTGCGCCCCGCCAAGGCGCTGCTGCTGTCCGACAGCGGCATCAACTTCCCCAGCTATGGACTGGTGGCCACGCCGCAACGGCTGGCCGAGAAGGGCGCGGCGCTGAAGAAGTTCGCCCAGGTGCAGGTGCGCGCGTGGGAGTACATCTACGCGGGCCACGCCGATGAAGGCGTAGCCGCCATCCTGGCACAGCGCCCCAATGCCAAGCTGGACCCGCAGATCCTGCTGGCGCAGATCCAGGCTTACCGTGCGTTCTTCGACAGTCCCACGCACAAGGGCCTGCCGATCGGCAAGCAGAGCGATGCCGACTGGGCGGCCGCCATCCAGTCGATGGAGCAGGCCGGCATGATCAAGCCCGGGCGCAAGCCGGCCGACTACTACACCAACGCCATGCTGGCGAACTAG
- a CDS encoding ABC transporter ATP-binding protein: MSAFLQIGQLNKVYHSQREPLYALKDVSLEIEEGEFVSIVGPSGCGKSTLLKCVAGLEPISSGHLALQGDPIVGPPANMGVVFQRDLLLDWRTILDNVLIAAEFHDLDRADFEERARSVLNLFGLGAFAHRYPWELSGGMRQRASICRALLVDPQLLLMDEPFGALDPFTRDDLNEELQRTWLATGKTVLFITHSISEAVYLSDRVVVMSRNPGGIAAVIPIELERPRGLAVRETEAFAGYVSQIRQIFRELGIYRG; this comes from the coding sequence ATGTCGGCATTCCTGCAGATCGGGCAGCTCAACAAGGTCTACCATTCCCAGCGCGAACCGCTGTACGCGTTGAAGGACGTCAGCCTCGAAATCGAGGAAGGAGAATTCGTCAGCATCGTCGGCCCGAGCGGCTGCGGCAAGAGCACGCTGCTCAAGTGCGTGGCTGGACTGGAGCCCATTTCCAGCGGCCACCTGGCGCTGCAGGGCGACCCCATCGTGGGCCCGCCGGCCAACATGGGCGTGGTGTTCCAGCGCGATCTGCTGCTTGACTGGCGCACGATCCTGGACAACGTGCTAATTGCCGCCGAGTTCCACGACCTGGATCGCGCCGATTTCGAGGAGCGCGCGCGTTCCGTGCTCAACCTGTTCGGCCTTGGCGCGTTCGCGCACCGCTATCCGTGGGAGCTGTCCGGCGGCATGCGCCAGCGCGCCTCGATCTGCCGCGCGCTGCTGGTAGACCCGCAGTTGCTGCTGATGGACGAGCCTTTCGGCGCTCTCGATCCCTTCACGCGGGACGATCTTAACGAGGAACTGCAGCGGACATGGCTGGCCACCGGCAAAACCGTGTTGTTCATCACGCATTCGATCTCCGAAGCCGTGTACCTGAGCGACCGCGTGGTGGTGATGTCGCGCAACCCGGGCGGCATCGCCGCGGTGATTCCGATCGAGCTGGAACGGCCACGCGGCCTGGCGGTGCGGGAGACGGAGGCCTTTGCCGGCTACGTGTCGCAGATCCGCCAGATTTTCCGCGAGCTTGGCATCTACAGGGGATGA
- a CDS encoding ABC transporter permease: MKLLWKRSENSRLAILTIVVLLLIWEGAVRAFGVREFLLPPPSKIFTEFLAQPGFLLMQSLDTLQTTLAGFVLAVVLGVGSAIGIVYSRFLDRTLYSLMVALNAVPKVALAPLFVIWLGTGSAPKIAIAMLIAIFPILIDTVLGLKSIDPEMLNMARANQASRSKVLWKIRFPNALPSIFAGMKVGVSFALVGTIVGEFVAGETGLGHVILVAQGSFDTPTVFVALALLCALGVILFKALEWAEERMLPWHASQRGRPGQSHVPASGTERLTQLVQAKR; this comes from the coding sequence ATGAAGTTGCTATGGAAGCGTTCCGAGAACAGCCGGCTGGCCATCCTGACCATCGTGGTGCTGTTGCTGATCTGGGAGGGCGCGGTGCGGGCCTTTGGCGTGCGCGAATTCCTGCTGCCGCCGCCCAGCAAGATCTTTACCGAGTTCCTGGCGCAGCCGGGTTTCCTGCTGATGCAGAGCCTGGACACGCTGCAGACCACGCTGGCGGGCTTTGTCCTGGCCGTGGTCCTGGGTGTGGGCTCGGCCATCGGCATCGTGTACTCCCGTTTCCTGGATCGCACGCTTTACTCGCTGATGGTGGCGCTCAACGCCGTGCCCAAGGTGGCGCTGGCGCCGCTGTTCGTGATCTGGCTGGGTACCGGTTCCGCGCCAAAGATCGCCATTGCCATGCTGATCGCGATCTTCCCGATCCTGATCGATACGGTGCTTGGCCTCAAATCCATCGACCCGGAAATGCTGAACATGGCGCGCGCCAACCAGGCGTCGCGCAGCAAGGTACTGTGGAAGATCCGCTTTCCCAACGCCCTGCCCAGCATCTTCGCGGGGATGAAGGTGGGCGTGTCGTTCGCGCTGGTGGGCACCATCGTCGGCGAGTTCGTGGCGGGCGAGACCGGGCTTGGCCACGTCATCCTGGTGGCGCAAGGCAGCTTCGACACGCCGACCGTGTTTGTGGCGCTGGCGCTGCTGTGCGCGCTGGGGGTGATCCTCTTCAAGGCGCTGGAGTGGGCCGAGGAGCGGATGCTGCCGTGGCACGCGTCGCAGCGCGGCAGGCCGGGGCAAAGCCATGTGCCCGCGTCGGGTACGGAACGGTTGACGCAACTGGTGCAAGCCAAACGCTGA